TGATTGGTCACTTCCAGTTCACCCATCCAAAATGCTTTATCTATCTTCACTTTAGTGGTAGGATAAGCATCCGGCTCACCTTCGTAACTGCCCATAACAAACTCACCGGCGGGAATACGCACAAATGTAATTTGAACACCCGGCGCTATTTCCAATACCTTGACGGTTTCTTTCTCACCGGCTAACAGTTCCTTCACTTTATCCGCAGTAAACGGCCATCCTTTTACCTTCCGTACCTTCTCTTTCACAGGGGTGGTTTTCTCCGGCATTACCGGTTGTATTTCACCTTTATTCTTCAGTTGGCCGGCATAATCCGCTATTTCCTTTTTCCAATCCACTCCGGCTCCACCGGCATATTTATCGGTCAGTTGTTTACGGCGTTCTATTTGATTGTATCCCTGATAAGGGAACGACGTCAGCACATTGGCATTGAAATATCCTTTGTCGGGGGCATTATAATCAATCCAGTTATAAATTTTCCGCCACTCCGCATCCGTCAGTTTCACATTATAATGGCCTTTCTTTAAAAGACGAACCAGTTCACTGGTATTCGGATGATATTCATAAGGATAAAGCACTACCATATCCCCTTCACCACCCTGACGATGTACATACGGATGAAGATTGAGGTAAGATGTTCCATATCCTTTCTTATCCTTCTTGCCGCCACGCAGGTCGAATGCTTTTCCTTCCCCGTTATGACAGGCGATGCAGGCACGGTCCAAAATCGGCTGTACTTCCAGGTCAAAGGTAAACGAACGGGTACCGCCTTCAGGGGGAGTCAAAGCCTGCGGTGCCTTTTGCGAAGCAATCACACGTTTCGGTATGACAATCTGATTCTGGTTTTCATGGCATCCTACACAGGAAACAATCTCTCCCGGTTGTCCGGTCAGCCAACTGCGCATCCACTGTACGGCTACTCCGTCCTTATCCAAAGGCTGGATGGAGACAGGGGTATTGGCAGGAATTTTAAAGATAACCGAACCGTCTTCCTCTACCGGAACAGTTCCCAGCATACGCTTGATATCCCATCCCGACTGGATACCATGCCAGTTATGGTCGGATTGTGTCTGTACATAAGCATATTCATAAGCATGCAAACGAAGTGACTTCACTGTTCCGCGCGGAATCCCCTTCAGACCTTCGCCTTCATAAATGTCCTGTATAAAGACGGTTGCCTGCTTATCATCCAACTTCACCCGGTCGGGGATGGCAGGCGGAGTCACAGTTTTGCGTACGGCTATCGGACTGATATACCCTTCACCGTCCATCTTGTGCAGGCAAGTTACGTTATCGAACTTATCCACCAGATAGATTCCCCATAAATCATTCTTATCCAGTTTTGCAGCGACCAGGAAGTAAGTATCGTTGAGTGGGGAAGGCTTGATAAACTGTGGCCACACGCCATCTACCAACCTGTCTTTCACTTCTTCAACGACAGGCCGGTTACGGTAAGGAATCTCCTGTAACATACCGGCTGCTCCTTTACGCGCTTTAGCCGGGTCGAACAGAATCAGACGACCGGAACGTGCCACTCCGTGATGCCCTGAAATAATACCGACAAAAGCGGAACCATAACCGGGTAAGGGCTGCACGTCAAATGTACTGTTGGGGAACATCGAGCCACTACCGTACAGTGCTTTTTGTTCCGTACCGTCAGGATTCATATTCATTACGATACGGGTGTAGTAGTGGGTGAGGTCTGTGTATTCCCAGCGGGTGTACATCACACGCCCATTATTCATTATCACCGGATTCCAGTTGGCATCCTGGTCGAATGTCAGACGACGCAGATTTTTATTCTGTGGTGTATAGAGCACCATATTCCCTACCGGGTCACTGCCATTGACACAAGGGACTCCCTGATAACCGATATTCGAATTGGCGATGATACGTCCATCCGGGAGATAAGTACCGTCGTAAAACTCCAAATCCGGTTCAGGATTATCAATCAGTTTCTTACAATCGCCACCATTCAGTTTCACTTCAAATACATTCCAGCGGTTATCAGACATGGTTTGGGTAAACATCGCACGTTCCCCGTCCCAATGCAATTTCAAATCAGCGATAGAGGAAGTATTGGCAGGTTTATAAACCGTACGAACCTGCACATTCTTACGCAAATTACTCAATTCAACAATATCTGCGTCAAAGCCTGCACGGCGGGCTGATTCCTGGTTACTCCAGTTATTCGACTGCGTACCAAGTTCGGGAGCCATCGCCCGACGGTCTCTGTTTCCTAATTTATAACGGACGGTCAGAATTTTGTCTCCATCCAGTAACGGATTAGCCAGCAAGATAGTGCGCTTATTGGCTATCGCCTTTTCCGCATTTGCCAAAACAGCCTCATCACCGCTATAGATATTTCCGAATCCTTTCTTCACTTGTTGTTCCAGCTCCGTCAAGACAGGCTGATATTTTACAACGTCGAATCCTTCAAGCTGCTTCATATCCTCATATGCCAGCCGGACGGCTTCCATATTCAGCCATTTCAGTTCGTTCTGTAACATGTGTATACGTTGCGCTTGTTTTTCTTTTGCAGAAATATTTATTCCTGTATTCTTCTGTTGAGCCGCAGCCACAGAAGTCAGTAGAGAAAATACTAAAAACAACACTAATGTGTGATACTTGTTTTTCATGGTGGTTTGTTTCAGTCGAATCTATGCTAATTCGAAATATTCAGTTTATAACGCAGCAGTCGGATGAGTGAAACGCAGTCCGGCATTATCATGGTAGTTGGCCCATTCACAAACAACAGCTCCTTCCGGACCTGCCATCATAAAGTGAAAAGTTTCCATTTCTTTCAAGCGCAAGATATCTCCTACTTCCTGTTTTACACAATTCTTGCTTTTAACAGGTCCATGCGTGGCAGGAACCGCCGGAGCGTCCGGGGTAGTCTCTCCTATCTCAGAGAAGTTGTAAACCCATCCTTTCTCTACCATCCATGATTCATGTTTGGCAGGGAAATCCGTTTTCACATGGGCATGTTCAGGAATCATCTGTCCCGGAAGTAGATAAATGGCATGGGCGAAATAGCCGTATGTCGGGTCGTTTATCCAAAAGATACCGCCCATACCTACATTTTCGAAATCTCCCAAGCCAAAGTCCGTTACCCACATATTCTCAGCCATAAATCCTGTAAAAGGGATGTTATAGTGAACAAACATTTCCTTCATTGCTTCAATAGCAGTCTCTTGCCGGAACACGCCATTCTTATAGAAATCGGCATTGGTGTACTTTTTCAAATTAGTCATCGTTTTTATCTGTTATTATTTATATTAGTATCGTATTTATTCTATCGCTATTCCTTCTATTTCAATCAATAGTTCTTCCCTGCATACGCCGGCTTGCAGATAGGATACGGGAATATTCAGTCCATAACTTTCAAGTCCCCTCCTTGCAAGCTCATAATCCGACTTGTTCTTCAGATAGACACGCAACATCACCAAACGGGCTTCATCTATTAATTGGGCGATATTCTCCATCGTAATCTGCAACTGACGTTCCAGACCGACGCCTTTCAGACTTTCTTCTCCGCGTATAGCGGCTGTTCCTGAAATATAGACCAAACGCCGGTCATGAAAAGTCATGCTCTTGGCACGTTCAAACTTCGGAGTAGTCTTTTTCTGCCGGGCTTCTTCAAGCACTTGTTCAGAATAGGCATGGGCGGCAACCTGCAATTTATTATCAATAGGAGTGGCGAAAGCATCAGACGTATGAAACACCGCCGCATCTGCATCAATCAAAATGCCGCCCAGGTTCATGCCGATTCCCGTAGCGGCAGGATACCCTTTCGACCAGTCGCTTTCCGCATAAAACGCTGTACGCACATTGTTAAATGACTGGTAGTGCTGACCGGCTCCGTCATATCCGGTTATCTGTTCTATATAATTCCATTGGCGAATAATACTGCTGACAGGAAATGACTCCTTATCCAACACACCTCTCAACTGCCGGAAAGCTGCTGCCGACTGTTGTTCTCTGTCCGTACAGGATTCATCCCCTTGAAATCCGCCTGCAAAAAGGAAACGTCCCGATTCATTTTCTACCAATACATAAGAAATGTCCTCATATCGACGATACGAAATCCGTTCGTTCCTATCGGGGCGGTAACTGTGCACTTCCAGTACTAAAGGTGCATCCAGTACCGGTTGTGAGACATAGCTAAGTGCAGGCTCGCAATCTCCGAAAAAACAGCGTGCCTTCATCTTGAAAATCTGACACCAGGCGACATATTCCTCTTCCAAAGCAGGCGTACCAAACAAAACCAGGCGTAATATGCTCTCCTTTTCGGGCAACTGCGATAATAAATCGTCTATCATGGACGAAAAATCATTGGCAGAAGCAACATACAGAGAGTAATGTATTTTATCGCAATAATTCATAAGCCTTCTTCTTACAGGGAATTTACGTATTCGGTCAATTCCTCTATTTCTTTCTTTGAAACCTTTTTGTCAACTCCATGTTTATGGACTTCAAACACTTCCTGCATGGTAGCAGCACGCCCGTCAAACAGATAAGGAGCTGTACGCCAACATTCCACTAACGTAGGAGTATCCCATCCTTTCTCAAATTCTATATCTTCACCAATCCGGTGCATTTTCATATCCGTATAGAAAGGGCCGCTATGACATTCGCCACACTTCAACTTATCAAAGACTTTCCTTCCCGCCTTAGCTTTCTCCGACAGTTCTCCGTTTATCAGATACGGACTGGGAACCGGACGCAAAGAC
The DNA window shown above is from Bacteroides faecium and carries:
- a CDS encoding endoribonuclease L-PSP, which gives rise to MNYCDKIHYSLYVASANDFSSMIDDLLSQLPEKESILRLVLFGTPALEEEYVAWCQIFKMKARCFFGDCEPALSYVSQPVLDAPLVLEVHSYRPDRNERISYRRYEDISYVLVENESGRFLFAGGFQGDESCTDREQQSAAAFRQLRGVLDKESFPVSSIIRQWNYIEQITGYDGAGQHYQSFNNVRTAFYAESDWSKGYPAATGIGMNLGGILIDADAAVFHTSDAFATPIDNKLQVAAHAYSEQVLEEARQKKTTPKFERAKSMTFHDRRLVYISGTAAIRGEESLKGVGLERQLQITMENIAQLIDEARLVMLRVYLKNKSDYELARRGLESYGLNIPVSYLQAGVCREELLIEIEGIAIE
- a CDS encoding SUMF1/EgtB/PvdO family nonheme iron enzyme codes for the protein MKNKYHTLVLFLVFSLLTSVAAAQQKNTGINISAKEKQAQRIHMLQNELKWLNMEAVRLAYEDMKQLEGFDVVKYQPVLTELEQQVKKGFGNIYSGDEAVLANAEKAIANKRTILLANPLLDGDKILTVRYKLGNRDRRAMAPELGTQSNNWSNQESARRAGFDADIVELSNLRKNVQVRTVYKPANTSSIADLKLHWDGERAMFTQTMSDNRWNVFEVKLNGGDCKKLIDNPEPDLEFYDGTYLPDGRIIANSNIGYQGVPCVNGSDPVGNMVLYTPQNKNLRRLTFDQDANWNPVIMNNGRVMYTRWEYTDLTHYYTRIVMNMNPDGTEQKALYGSGSMFPNSTFDVQPLPGYGSAFVGIISGHHGVARSGRLILFDPAKARKGAAGMLQEIPYRNRPVVEEVKDRLVDGVWPQFIKPSPLNDTYFLVAAKLDKNDLWGIYLVDKFDNVTCLHKMDGEGYISPIAVRKTVTPPAIPDRVKLDDKQATVFIQDIYEGEGLKGIPRGTVKSLRLHAYEYAYVQTQSDHNWHGIQSGWDIKRMLGTVPVEEDGSVIFKIPANTPVSIQPLDKDGVAVQWMRSWLTGQPGEIVSCVGCHENQNQIVIPKRVIASQKAPQALTPPEGGTRSFTFDLEVQPILDRACIACHNGEGKAFDLRGGKKDKKGYGTSYLNLHPYVHRQGGEGDMVVLYPYEYHPNTSELVRLLKKGHYNVKLTDAEWRKIYNWIDYNAPDKGYFNANVLTSFPYQGYNQIERRKQLTDKYAGGAGVDWKKEIADYAGQLKNKGEIQPVMPEKTTPVKEKVRKVKGWPFTADKVKELLAGEKETVKVLEIAPGVQITFVRIPAGEFVMGSYEGEPDAYPTTKVKIDKAFWMGELEVTNQQYNTVFPQHDSRYVDQQWKDHVVPGYPANKPEQPVIRVSYNDAMEYCRILSQKTGLNITLPTEAQWEWACRGGSDQDFWFGNLNADFGKKDNLADVTTNKFAVIGVDPQPMSPESSWYKYYTFLPKAENVDDGSLVQVGGKKYEANPFGLYCMHGNVAEWTRSDYVPYPYKENSKKVSEYKVVRGGSYIERPKHSTAYSRKGFYPYQCVFNVGFRVIIED